The Actinomadura sp. WMMB 499 genome includes a window with the following:
- a CDS encoding DUF4241 domain-containing protein, with protein sequence MEEFDLSLMFDSHCKFWWDNETCSLIDVQPVGMVRLPSGRIVVQGPGWRSGPEVEHLDVTVPPGDYPVTLSISEWNPAPVPDISSPMRRVNAARIGVIDEPVVSWELAFHAGRAGGEANDEVFDGFSVDSGTGCFFDASARHVVERIQHDGSALEEAMLRVLDVGGIEVSSCDRRFNVVVFKCGMGDGGYRTWIGRTGRGEVACFVADLELLRHSVGFERV encoded by the coding sequence ATGGAAGAATTCGACTTAAGTCTCATGTTCGATTCGCACTGCAAGTTCTGGTGGGACAATGAAACGTGCTCGCTGATCGATGTCCAGCCGGTCGGGATGGTGCGTCTGCCCAGCGGACGTATCGTGGTTCAGGGCCCGGGTTGGAGAAGTGGCCCGGAAGTTGAGCATCTTGATGTGACGGTGCCGCCGGGTGATTATCCGGTCACATTGTCGATCTCAGAATGGAATCCTGCTCCGGTTCCGGATATCTCATCCCCGATGCGGCGGGTCAATGCCGCGAGAATCGGTGTGATCGATGAACCTGTAGTGTCGTGGGAACTCGCTTTCCATGCGGGACGCGCAGGCGGTGAAGCGAATGACGAGGTGTTCGACGGGTTCTCGGTGGACTCTGGGACCGGTTGCTTTTTCGATGCATCGGCGCGTCACGTTGTGGAGCGCATACAGCATGATGGTTCCGCGCTCGAGGAGGCGATGCTGCGCGTACTTGACGTCGGGGGTATCGAAGTCTCCAGTTGTGACCGCAGGTTCAATGTGGTCGTGTTCAAATGTGGAATGGGCGATGGGGGTTACCGGACCTGGATCGGCCGTACCGGGCGTGGCGAGGTCGCATGCTTTGTTGCCGACCTGGAGCTGCTGCGCCATAGCGTTGGTTTCGAACGCGTTTGA
- a CDS encoding class I SAM-dependent methyltransferase, with product MTRSDPGAGSGTNETGAQESLPEDALTAEAPESPEAAPEAAEAPETAVEPVEAAETAVLVQPADETDTEPVRKPAKRAPRKTTRKKAADDAAPGIFAAGFAGTRDEPHRQARAAREQPLLLHSMSLFRSLFEAIARSREIGTVVEVGVESGRASAVYADLGATVHCVEPHPSDELRAALDADPRLNLVEGRSPDVLAELPAADLYVLDGDHNYAVVREELAWIMKNAPDAVVALHDVLWPNGRRDAYHRPSPLAAGDAHPSAEGGPTVWHDEVTPLGFAGEGDYTVAAHAGGERNGVLTAVEDALTEAGDWRFEIVPAVFGLGVLARTGSPGAAEIFAALRPYTSSDLLAAMENNRIALYTRVLQLQHEAEARTEDATRMAETIAAQQQELEKLRGGPDRPAAPAAAPRREEPAVPKEEKPRSAEVSDYVSTVAVHHDTWGTFLEPDASIAGLENPHEALGIPILSGHHADLKAFAGYNTVFDRIADRVAGVNLAYEDQCSANHYFDVFTRIERDHHEATRIVEVGVFMGGSSTVFAGCVEPMGFELDLVDVNPVYLQFAYERIRRTFPGATPRVRMFYGDLPTYVQKVLVPEAATRAIVHHDGAHDFNQVVKDISSLYFVRDRVHSLAIQDTHLRGLIEHFNFVDAAVYAMFGVDVKYEPVGARYEEGSSVTHPNQWNGNYFLAGMSEGMYIPFDGVEWKYPHPSMDLETFLPVKRDPAG from the coding sequence GTGACGCGAAGTGACCCCGGTGCCGGATCCGGCACGAACGAGACGGGCGCCCAGGAGTCCCTCCCCGAGGACGCCCTGACGGCCGAGGCCCCGGAATCTCCGGAGGCCGCCCCGGAGGCCGCGGAGGCCCCGGAGACGGCCGTGGAGCCCGTCGAGGCGGCGGAGACCGCCGTGCTCGTGCAGCCGGCGGACGAGACGGACACCGAGCCCGTCCGCAAGCCGGCCAAGCGGGCGCCTCGCAAGACCACCCGGAAGAAGGCCGCGGACGACGCCGCACCGGGCATCTTCGCCGCCGGTTTCGCCGGCACTCGCGACGAACCTCACCGGCAGGCGCGGGCCGCCCGCGAGCAGCCCCTCCTGCTGCACTCCATGTCGCTCTTCCGGAGCCTGTTCGAGGCGATCGCCCGGAGCCGCGAGATCGGCACGGTCGTCGAGGTCGGCGTCGAGTCGGGGCGTGCCAGTGCCGTGTACGCCGACCTGGGCGCGACCGTCCACTGCGTCGAGCCGCACCCGAGCGACGAACTGCGGGCCGCCCTCGACGCCGACCCCCGGCTGAACCTCGTCGAGGGCCGCTCCCCGGACGTCCTCGCCGAACTGCCCGCCGCGGACCTGTACGTCCTCGACGGCGACCACAATTACGCCGTGGTCCGCGAGGAACTCGCCTGGATCATGAAGAACGCCCCCGACGCCGTCGTGGCCCTGCACGACGTCCTGTGGCCGAACGGGCGCCGCGACGCGTACCACCGGCCGTCCCCTCTCGCCGCCGGGGACGCGCACCCGTCCGCCGAGGGCGGCCCGACCGTCTGGCACGACGAGGTCACCCCCCTCGGGTTCGCCGGCGAGGGCGACTACACGGTCGCGGCGCACGCGGGCGGCGAGCGCAACGGCGTCCTCACCGCCGTGGAGGACGCGCTCACCGAGGCCGGCGACTGGCGCTTCGAGATCGTCCCCGCCGTGTTCGGGCTCGGCGTGCTGGCCCGGACCGGCTCGCCCGGCGCGGCGGAGATCTTCGCGGCGCTGCGGCCCTACACCTCCTCGGACCTGCTCGCCGCGATGGAGAACAACCGGATCGCGCTCTACACCCGCGTCCTGCAGCTGCAGCACGAGGCGGAAGCGCGCACCGAGGACGCGACCCGCATGGCGGAGACCATCGCCGCCCAGCAGCAGGAACTCGAGAAGCTGCGCGGCGGCCCCGACCGCCCGGCGGCCCCGGCCGCCGCCCCCCGGCGGGAGGAGCCCGCCGTCCCGAAGGAAGAGAAGCCGAGGAGCGCCGAAGTGTCCGACTACGTCTCGACGGTCGCCGTGCACCACGACACGTGGGGGACCTTCCTCGAACCGGACGCCTCGATCGCCGGCCTCGAGAACCCGCACGAGGCCCTCGGCATCCCGATCCTGAGCGGGCACCACGCCGACCTGAAGGCGTTCGCCGGGTACAACACGGTGTTCGACCGCATCGCCGACCGCGTCGCGGGCGTGAACCTCGCCTACGAGGACCAGTGCAGCGCGAACCACTACTTCGACGTGTTCACCCGCATCGAGCGCGACCACCACGAGGCGACGCGGATCGTCGAGGTCGGCGTGTTCATGGGGGGCTCGTCCACCGTGTTCGCGGGCTGCGTCGAGCCGATGGGCTTCGAACTCGACCTCGTGGACGTCAACCCGGTGTACCTGCAGTTCGCCTACGAGCGCATCCGCCGCACGTTCCCCGGCGCGACGCCGCGCGTCCGCATGTTCTACGGGGACCTGCCGACGTACGTCCAGAAGGTGCTGGTCCCCGAGGCGGCGACGCGCGCGATCGTCCACCACGACGGGGCGCACGACTTCAACCAGGTCGTGAAGGACATCAGCTCCCTGTACTTCGTCCGGGACCGGGTGCACAGCCTCGCGATCCAGGACACCCACCTGCGCGGCCTCATCGAGCACTTCAACTTCGTCGACGCCGCCGTCTACGCGATGTTCGGCGTGGACGTGAAGTACGAGCCGGTGGGCGCCCGCTACGAGGAGGGTTCGTCGGTGACGCACCCGAACCAGTGGAACGGCAACTACTTCCTCGCGGGGATGTCGGAGGGGATGTACATCCCGTTCGACGGCGTCGAGTGGAAGTACCCGCACCCGTCCATGGACCTGGAGACCTTCCTCCCGGTGAAGCGGGACCCGGCCGGCTGA
- a CDS encoding HAD family hydrolase — MTTQEIGCPLLDNVHRIIADRACTVLSLDIFDTVLWRRVPRPTDAFALLGARLRENGLCPPWLTDATLRRMRIVAEERARRGRDSLGTEVSLYDIWRAMPESPFGGAPIDRLVRAELDLERELTVVDLDIAALVQAARKQDITVILVSDTYFTEDHLHHLLDRPELGSMENVRIFRSNQHGTAKASGLWDIVLRDLGASPEQIVHVGDHEVADDEVPAELGVRTVHYRRLDDAFRDVLEREREPVDPFGDHAPDLDERHGDFGITSLRAKAITSGGAHGTSALDVAWRYGAAVLGPVLTGFAEWCAARAHESGTRRLFCSMREGELLSRLINEAAAARGWDVEARPVWLSRFVTSIAGLDPFDTDAVHHFIRSGYQLTVRQALSVLELQAGDVPGLATELNTVIDNGDIAERVARALTETPHLCNRLAVTVTAARERMIRALRATGALDEPELTLVDLGWGGTIQRQLATALRIAGLDVVPSGLYLATNTRAERLYVDGLRAEGYLAQAGHPAKVSATVTRSPEIVEQCVNALCGSLIGFTEDAAPVLGETADSPSQNAERRTVQDGVLAFQRMWNRQVAGADGDWPSLAGPGPARDRLARILVSALESPTPDEAAVFGNWVHEDNFGSSQVTTLLPADLKPAVPYLAPGDLDDLHMRDSFWPALIAASDTGLGAMARAIADGALDADAFDPAGEKYETRLRYRTSDDRWHEEIRRRVRINHNGLSFARLAFEHHDTVDISIAIPGRPAIVRVDWIEAKVIAGGRRREQVLRWDSPEDFVGLHYADCRYLGGNLMEFDTPYAAVWLPLARRAGAPVVSSGQITVAFAMLPQSMTGMAPRMPLDKHATRAARAARLSDRLREEYRTLGVKGVAAGAGRVARRKLGDAK, encoded by the coding sequence TTGACCACGCAGGAGATCGGTTGTCCGCTGCTCGACAACGTCCACCGGATCATCGCCGACCGCGCGTGCACCGTCCTGTCCCTGGACATCTTCGACACCGTGCTGTGGCGGCGGGTGCCGCGCCCCACCGACGCGTTCGCGCTGCTCGGCGCCCGGCTCCGCGAGAACGGGCTGTGCCCGCCCTGGCTGACCGACGCGACGCTGCGCCGGATGCGGATCGTCGCGGAGGAGCGGGCCCGCCGCGGCCGCGACTCCCTCGGCACCGAGGTGTCCCTGTACGACATCTGGCGGGCCATGCCGGAGAGCCCGTTCGGCGGCGCGCCCATCGACCGGCTCGTCCGCGCCGAACTGGACCTCGAGCGCGAGCTGACCGTCGTCGACCTCGACATCGCCGCGCTCGTCCAGGCCGCCCGCAAGCAGGACATCACGGTCATCCTGGTGTCCGACACCTACTTCACCGAGGACCATCTGCACCACCTCCTCGACCGTCCCGAACTCGGGTCGATGGAGAACGTACGGATCTTCCGGTCCAACCAGCACGGCACCGCCAAGGCGTCCGGCCTGTGGGACATCGTGCTGCGCGACCTCGGCGCCAGCCCGGAGCAGATCGTGCACGTCGGCGACCACGAGGTCGCCGACGACGAGGTCCCCGCCGAACTCGGCGTCCGCACCGTCCACTACCGGCGGCTGGACGACGCGTTCCGCGACGTCCTCGAACGCGAGCGCGAGCCCGTCGACCCGTTCGGCGACCACGCCCCCGACCTCGACGAGCGGCACGGCGACTTCGGCATCACCAGCCTGCGCGCCAAGGCCATCACCTCGGGCGGCGCTCACGGCACCTCCGCCCTGGACGTCGCGTGGCGGTACGGCGCCGCCGTCCTCGGCCCGGTGCTCACCGGGTTCGCCGAATGGTGCGCGGCGCGCGCGCACGAGAGCGGCACCCGCAGGCTGTTCTGCTCCATGCGCGAGGGCGAGCTGCTGTCCCGGCTGATCAACGAGGCCGCCGCCGCGCGCGGCTGGGACGTCGAGGCCCGTCCCGTCTGGCTGTCGCGGTTCGTCACCTCCATCGCGGGCCTCGACCCCTTCGACACCGACGCCGTCCACCACTTCATCCGAAGCGGTTACCAGCTGACCGTCCGGCAGGCCCTCTCCGTCCTCGAACTGCAGGCCGGGGACGTGCCGGGCCTCGCCACCGAGCTGAACACCGTCATCGACAACGGCGACATCGCCGAGCGCGTCGCCCGCGCGCTCACCGAGACCCCGCACCTGTGCAACCGGCTCGCGGTCACCGTCACCGCCGCCCGCGAGCGGATGATCCGGGCGCTGCGCGCGACCGGCGCGCTCGACGAGCCCGAACTCACCCTCGTCGACCTCGGCTGGGGCGGCACCATCCAGCGGCAGCTCGCGACGGCCCTGCGGATCGCGGGCCTGGACGTCGTGCCGTCCGGCCTCTACCTCGCCACCAACACCCGCGCCGAGCGCCTCTACGTCGACGGGCTCCGCGCCGAGGGCTACCTCGCGCAGGCCGGGCACCCCGCGAAGGTGTCGGCGACCGTCACCCGCAGCCCCGAGATCGTCGAGCAGTGCGTCAACGCGCTCTGCGGCTCCCTCATCGGCTTCACCGAGGACGCGGCCCCGGTGCTCGGCGAGACCGCCGACTCCCCGTCCCAGAACGCCGAGCGCCGCACCGTCCAGGACGGCGTCCTCGCCTTCCAGCGCATGTGGAACCGGCAGGTCGCCGGCGCGGACGGCGACTGGCCGAGCCTCGCCGGCCCGGGACCGGCCCGCGACCGGCTGGCCCGCATCCTGGTGTCGGCGCTGGAGTCCCCGACCCCGGACGAGGCCGCCGTGTTCGGCAACTGGGTCCACGAGGACAACTTCGGCTCCTCGCAGGTCACCACCCTGCTGCCCGCCGACCTCAAGCCCGCCGTCCCCTACCTCGCGCCAGGCGACCTCGACGACCTGCACATGCGGGACTCGTTCTGGCCCGCGCTGATCGCCGCGTCCGACACCGGCCTCGGCGCCATGGCCCGCGCCATCGCCGACGGCGCCCTCGACGCCGACGCGTTCGACCCGGCGGGCGAGAAGTACGAGACGCGGCTGCGGTACCGGACGTCCGACGACCGCTGGCACGAGGAGATCCGCCGCCGCGTCCGCATCAACCACAACGGGCTGTCCTTCGCGCGCCTCGCGTTCGAGCACCACGACACCGTCGACATCTCCATCGCGATCCCGGGCCGTCCCGCGATCGTCCGCGTCGACTGGATCGAGGCCAAGGTCATCGCCGGGGGGCGGCGGCGCGAACAGGTGCTGCGCTGGGACAGCCCCGAGGACTTCGTCGGCCTGCACTACGCCGACTGCCGCTACCTCGGCGGCAACCTGATGGAGTTCGACACCCCGTACGCGGCCGTCTGGCTGCCGCTCGCCCGCCGCGCGGGCGCGCCGGTGGTGTCGTCCGGGCAGATCACCGTCGCGTTCGCGATGCTGCCGCAGTCGATGACCGGCATGGCCCCCCGCATGCCGCTCGACAAGCACGCGACCAGAGCCGCCCGTGCGGCGCGGCTCTCCGACAGGCTCCGCGAGGAGTACCGGACGCTCGGCGTGAAGGGCGTTGCCGCCGGCGCCGGGCGAGTGGCCAGGAGGAAGCTCGGTGACGCGAAGTGA
- a CDS encoding ABC transporter ATP-binding protein produces MPESIVVDSVTKQFTLRHARSIKEMSVRALRRQPLSDRFKALDDVSLTFAQGETVALMGLNGSGKSTLLKMISGVLSPDSGSVLVRGRIAGLIDVGAGLHPELTGRENVYLNGAILGMSRAEIRRKFDRIVDFSGVERFLDDQVKFYSSGMFMRLAFSIAAHTEPDVFLIDEVLAVGDPPFRQKCLARIRELRGEGRTMVIVAHDIKMLTGLCDRGVTMEHGRVLFDGPTEQAGRLVREARAAKRAAQVGAPS; encoded by the coding sequence GTGCCCGAATCGATCGTCGTCGACTCCGTGACCAAGCAGTTCACGCTGCGGCACGCCCGCTCGATCAAGGAGATGAGCGTCCGGGCGCTGCGCCGGCAGCCGCTGTCGGACCGGTTCAAGGCGCTGGACGACGTCAGCCTCACGTTCGCGCAGGGCGAGACGGTCGCGCTGATGGGCCTCAACGGGTCCGGGAAGAGCACCCTGCTCAAGATGATCTCCGGGGTGCTGAGCCCGGACTCCGGTTCGGTGCTGGTCCGGGGCCGCATCGCCGGGCTCATCGACGTCGGCGCGGGCCTGCACCCGGAGCTGACCGGCCGCGAGAACGTCTACCTCAACGGCGCGATCCTCGGCATGTCGCGGGCCGAGATCCGCCGCAAGTTCGACCGGATCGTGGACTTCTCCGGCGTCGAGCGGTTCCTGGACGACCAGGTGAAGTTCTACTCGTCCGGCATGTTCATGCGTCTCGCGTTCTCGATCGCCGCGCACACCGAGCCCGACGTGTTCCTGATCGACGAGGTGCTGGCGGTCGGGGACCCGCCGTTCCGGCAGAAGTGCCTCGCCCGCATCCGGGAGCTGCGCGGTGAGGGACGCACGATGGTGATCGTCGCGCACGACATCAAGATGCTGACCGGGCTGTGCGACCGCGGCGTCACGATGGAGCACGGGCGCGTCCTGTTCGACGGGCCGACCGAGCAGGCCGGACGGCTCGTCCGGGAGGCCCGCGCGGCCAAGCGCGCCGCCCAAGTGGGGGCGCCGTCCTGA
- a CDS encoding ABC transporter permease → MTPHPTAGPQHPPAPAAPDGPGADRTDGRHRAPSVRPDPGLRPPGGDGGLRQTVRHKYLLRLLVRRELRARYKGSLLGLGWSYVRPGVHFSVYFFVVGVFLGMDRAIEDFPIYLFSGMVLIHLFTETIHSTTRSITGNAPLIRKVFLPRELFPSASVLVSLVHFVPGMLILLCGAIAAGWRPSPGGLAAAALGFSIIVVLGLGLGLLCAAVNVFFRDLEQVVDISMLVITWSVPMIYPWTHVRTHAPDWVLDVYLANPLVSAVSLFQKAFWLPGTRGDFALPPDLYLHAGISLAVSLAVFLIGRAAFARMQTRFAQEL, encoded by the coding sequence ATGACGCCCCACCCGACCGCCGGCCCCCAGCATCCGCCGGCCCCGGCCGCCCCGGACGGTCCGGGCGCGGACCGGACGGACGGGCGGCACCGCGCGCCGTCCGTCCGGCCCGACCCGGGGCTGCGGCCTCCGGGCGGGGACGGCGGGCTGCGGCAGACCGTCCGGCACAAGTACCTGCTGCGGCTGCTCGTCCGGCGCGAGCTGCGCGCCCGCTACAAGGGCTCGCTGCTCGGGCTCGGCTGGTCGTACGTGCGGCCGGGCGTGCACTTCTCCGTGTACTTCTTCGTGGTCGGCGTGTTCCTCGGCATGGACCGCGCGATCGAGGACTTCCCGATCTACCTGTTCTCCGGGATGGTCCTGATCCACCTGTTCACCGAGACCATCCACTCGACGACCCGCTCGATCACCGGCAACGCCCCGCTCATCCGCAAGGTGTTCCTGCCGCGCGAGCTGTTCCCGTCGGCGTCGGTGCTGGTCTCGCTCGTCCACTTCGTGCCCGGCATGCTGATCCTGCTGTGCGGGGCGATCGCCGCGGGCTGGCGGCCGTCCCCCGGCGGTCTGGCCGCCGCCGCCCTCGGCTTCTCGATCATCGTGGTGCTCGGGCTCGGTCTCGGGCTGCTGTGCGCGGCCGTCAACGTGTTCTTCCGCGACCTCGAGCAGGTCGTGGACATCTCGATGCTGGTCATCACCTGGTCCGTCCCGATGATCTACCCCTGGACGCACGTCCGCACCCACGCACCGGACTGGGTGCTCGACGTCTACCTCGCCAACCCGCTGGTCAGCGCCGTCTCCCTGTTCCAGAAGGCGTTCTGGCTGCCCGGGACGCGCGGGGACTTCGCGCTGCCGCCCGATCTGTACCTGCACGCCGGGATCTCCCTCGCCGTCAGCCTGGCGGTGTTCCTCATCGGGCGCGCGGCGTTCGCCCGCATGCAGACGCGTTTCGCCCAGGAGCTGTAA
- a CDS encoding glycosyltransferase → MSDTATGDGLRVLQRVVLPADRDLDVLKLYVEGEIGRGAAAFAAEAEAAAATGGEGGDIVGRRSVVVPVGRRVSFATYFNAFPASYWRRWTSVDEVFLRVRVRGQANVIVYRSSSKGHVSRVASVRVDSDDAHEETFRLTLSPFIDGGWYWMDVLAGERDAVLERADWCAEPGHVRQGRVSLGITTFDRPTFCVDQLVALAAAPEVLDVVDEIFVVDQGNRKVRDDDRYASAAAGLGSRLRLIEQPNLGGSGGFSRAMDETLRSGTSDYVLLLDDDVVTETEGILRAVAFGDFARTPTIVGGHMFNLFVRSQLHAYGETIAKYRWWWEEAEHTRREHDFALPPVQGPDPDATPKTSSGGLLKTPWLHRRVDVDYNGWWMCLIPTDVVRKIGLSMPMFIKWDDAEYCVRAGEAGFPTVSLPGMAAWHVPWQDKDDSIDWQAYFHERNRVVTALLHSPYERGGNLVKESYIISVKHALAMQYSTAELMLSALEDVLTGPEHMHAGIRGKLADINAFRGAFPDAQNRPSHEEFPQVRTNRPPKRGRTPKPPAGRVNVLATAMLGAVKQLRPVDPSAHGNPQTVIPHIDRHWGLLSKFDSALVSSADGTKVAWYQRDPDRFRRILRRTSLLHARLSREWPQLSARYRSAMDELASPEAWRRTFEASEGTGGDGAPGAPGAARR, encoded by the coding sequence GTGAGCGACACGGCGACCGGGGACGGGCTGCGCGTCCTGCAGCGGGTCGTGCTGCCGGCGGACCGCGACCTCGACGTCCTGAAGCTGTACGTCGAGGGCGAGATCGGGCGCGGCGCGGCGGCCTTCGCCGCCGAGGCCGAGGCCGCGGCGGCGACGGGCGGCGAGGGCGGCGACATCGTCGGCCGCCGCAGCGTCGTCGTCCCGGTCGGCCGGCGGGTGTCGTTCGCGACGTACTTCAACGCGTTCCCGGCGAGCTACTGGCGCCGCTGGACGTCGGTGGACGAGGTGTTCCTGCGGGTCCGCGTGCGCGGCCAGGCGAACGTCATCGTGTACCGGTCGAGCTCGAAGGGGCACGTGTCGCGCGTCGCGTCCGTCCGGGTGGACAGCGACGACGCCCACGAGGAGACGTTCCGGCTGACGCTGAGCCCCTTCATCGACGGCGGCTGGTACTGGATGGACGTCCTCGCGGGCGAGCGCGACGCCGTCCTCGAGCGCGCCGACTGGTGCGCCGAGCCCGGGCACGTCCGGCAGGGCCGGGTCAGCCTCGGCATCACCACGTTCGACCGCCCGACCTTCTGCGTCGACCAGCTCGTCGCGCTCGCCGCCGCCCCCGAGGTCCTCGACGTCGTCGACGAGATCTTCGTCGTCGACCAGGGGAACCGGAAGGTCCGCGACGACGACCGGTACGCGTCGGCCGCGGCGGGGCTCGGGTCCCGGCTGCGGCTCATCGAGCAGCCCAACCTGGGCGGCTCCGGCGGGTTCTCCCGCGCGATGGACGAGACGCTGCGGTCCGGCACCAGCGACTACGTGCTGCTCCTCGACGACGACGTCGTCACCGAGACCGAGGGGATCCTGCGCGCCGTCGCGTTCGGCGACTTCGCCCGCACCCCGACCATCGTCGGCGGGCACATGTTCAACCTGTTCGTCCGGTCCCAGCTCCACGCCTACGGCGAGACCATCGCGAAGTACCGCTGGTGGTGGGAGGAGGCCGAGCACACCCGGCGCGAGCACGACTTCGCGCTCCCGCCCGTCCAGGGGCCCGACCCGGACGCGACGCCGAAGACCAGCTCCGGCGGCCTGCTCAAGACGCCGTGGCTGCACCGCCGCGTCGACGTCGACTACAACGGCTGGTGGATGTGCCTCATCCCCACCGACGTCGTCCGCAAGATCGGCCTGTCGATGCCGATGTTCATCAAGTGGGACGACGCCGAGTACTGCGTCCGCGCCGGCGAGGCCGGGTTCCCGACGGTGTCGCTGCCCGGCATGGCGGCGTGGCACGTCCCCTGGCAGGACAAGGACGACTCCATCGACTGGCAGGCGTACTTCCACGAGCGCAACCGGGTCGTCACCGCGCTGCTGCACTCCCCGTACGAGCGGGGCGGCAACCTGGTGAAGGAGAGCTACATCATCTCGGTGAAGCACGCCCTCGCCATGCAGTACTCGACCGCCGAGCTGATGCTGTCGGCGCTCGAGGACGTGCTGACCGGGCCCGAGCACATGCACGCCGGGATCCGCGGCAAGCTCGCGGACATCAACGCGTTCCGCGGCGCGTTCCCCGACGCGCAGAACCGGCCGAGCCACGAGGAGTTCCCGCAGGTCCGCACCAACCGGCCGCCGAAGCGCGGGCGCACGCCCAAGCCGCCGGCCGGGCGGGTGAACGTGCTCGCGACCGCGATGCTCGGCGCCGTCAAGCAGCTGCGGCCCGTCGACCCGTCCGCGCACGGCAACCCGCAGACCGTGATCCCGCACATCGACCGGCACTGGGGGCTGCTGTCGAAGTTCGACAGCGCGCTCGTGTCGTCCGCCGACGGCACGAAGGTCGCCTGGTACCAGCGCGACCCCGACCGGTTCCGGCGGATCCTCAGGCGCACGTCGCTGCTGCACGCCCGGCTCAGCCGCGAGTGGCCGCAGCTGAGCGCGCGCTACCGGTCCGCGATGGACGAACTGGCCTCGCCGGAGGCGTGGCGCCGCACGTTCGAGGCGTCCGAGGGGACCGGCGGCGACGGCGCCCCCGGCGCGCCGGGGGCCGCGCGCCGATGA
- the glf gene encoding UDP-galactopyranose mutase — protein MNADLVVAGSGLFGLTIAERCAADLGLRVLVLDRRDHIGGNAYSEDEPETGIEIHRYGAHLFHTSNERVWEYVNRFTAFTGYRHHVYSRYRDRIYPMPINLGTVCEYFGRAFTPDEARALIAGQAAEVTDPANLEEKAISLIGRPLYEAFIRGYTAKQWQTDPRELPPEIITRLPVRYTFDNRYFNDTYEGLPVDGYTAWLERMADHPNIEVRLNTDFSDLRDDAVGNVPVVYTGPLDAYFGHAEGELGWRTLDFEMEIANTGDFQGTPVMNYADRDVPYTRIHEFRHFHPERRDRYPSDRTVIMREYSRFAERGDEPYYPINTPGDREKLRAYRKLAAAEDGVLFGGRLGTYQYLDMHMAIASALSMVDNRLRPHFTEGARLNSGGVDE, from the coding sequence ATGAACGCTGATCTCGTGGTGGCCGGCAGCGGACTCTTCGGCCTGACGATCGCCGAGCGCTGCGCGGCCGACCTGGGCCTGCGCGTGCTGGTCCTGGACCGGCGCGACCACATCGGAGGCAACGCCTACAGCGAGGACGAGCCGGAGACCGGCATCGAGATCCACCGCTACGGCGCCCACCTCTTCCACACCTCGAACGAGCGGGTCTGGGAGTACGTCAACCGGTTCACCGCCTTCACCGGCTACCGGCACCACGTGTACTCCCGGTACCGCGACCGGATCTACCCGATGCCGATCAACCTCGGCACGGTCTGCGAGTACTTCGGCCGCGCGTTCACCCCGGACGAGGCGCGGGCGCTGATCGCCGGGCAGGCCGCCGAGGTGACCGACCCGGCGAACCTGGAGGAGAAGGCGATCTCGCTGATCGGGCGCCCGCTGTACGAGGCGTTCATCCGCGGCTACACCGCGAAGCAGTGGCAGACGGACCCGCGCGAGCTGCCGCCCGAGATCATCACCCGGCTGCCCGTCCGGTACACGTTCGACAACCGGTACTTCAACGACACCTACGAGGGACTCCCGGTCGACGGCTACACCGCCTGGCTGGAGCGGATGGCCGACCACCCCAACATCGAGGTGCGGCTGAACACCGACTTCTCCGACCTGCGCGACGACGCCGTGGGCAACGTCCCCGTCGTCTACACCGGCCCCCTCGACGCCTACTTCGGCCACGCGGAGGGCGAGCTCGGCTGGCGCACCCTCGACTTCGAGATGGAGATCGCGAACACCGGCGACTTCCAGGGCACCCCGGTCATGAACTACGCCGACCGGGACGTCCCGTACACGCGGATCCACGAGTTCCGGCACTTCCACCCCGAGCGCCGCGACCGCTACCCGTCCGACCGGACGGTCATCATGCGGGAGTACTCGCGGTTCGCCGAGCGCGGCGACGAGCCGTACTACCCGATCAACACCCCCGGCGACCGCGAGAAGCTGCGCGCGTACCGCAAGCTCGCCGCGGCCGAGGACGGCGTCCTGTTCGGCGGCCGGCTCGGCACGTACCAGTACCTGGACATGCACATGGCCATCGCCAGCGCGCTCAGCATGGTCGACAACCGACTGCGTCCCCATTTCACCGAGGGCGCGCGTCTCAATAGTGGAGGTGTGGACGAGTGA